A genomic stretch from Deltaproteobacteria bacterium HGW-Deltaproteobacteria-18 includes:
- a CDS encoding peptidyl-prolyl cis-trans isomerase A: MIVMETSKGTMKIELFADKAPLTCENFLNYVREGFYDGTIFHRVIPNFMIQGGGMTENMSEKKTGDPIKNEADNGLKNQRGTLAMARTQAVDSATSQFFINLRDNAFLDHGSRDFGYAVFAQVVEGIEVMEEIAGVPTGNFGFHQDVPKESVIITRVSVEE, translated from the coding sequence ATGATAGTTATGGAAACTTCCAAGGGGACGATGAAGATTGAACTGTTCGCGGACAAAGCCCCTCTGACCTGCGAGAACTTTCTCAATTATGTGCGCGAGGGCTTTTACGACGGGACGATCTTCCATCGCGTCATTCCCAATTTTATGATCCAGGGCGGCGGGATGACCGAGAACATGAGCGAAAAGAAGACGGGCGATCCGATCAAGAACGAAGCCGACAACGGACTCAAAAATCAGCGCGGCACCCTGGCCATGGCCCGCACCCAGGCCGTGGACAGTGCGACCTCACAGTTTTTCATCAATCTGCGCGACAACGCGTTCCTGGATCACGGCTCGCGGGATTTCGGCTACGCCGTGTTCGCGCAGGTGGTCGAGGGGATTGAAGTCATGGAAGAGATCGCGGGCGTGCCCACGGGCAACTTCGGTTTTCATCAGGACGTGCCCAAGGAGTCGGTCATCATTACCCGGGTCAGCGTAGAGGAATAA
- the gcvT gene encoding glycine cleavage system protein T translates to MSELLTTPLHAWHKNNGARMVPFAGWDMPVQYVGILEEHKHTRAHASIFDISHMGEFLLEGDGATEALAAVVTHNLATLAPGKCRYGFLLNEKGGVLDDLIVYRLDTEKYMLVVNGACIESDFAWIKSHLPASLTLVDQSFEIAKIDLQGPESFDVLARIMPGDWTGLGYFAFREVEFEGFKLIVSRTGYTGELGCEFYLPWDKAEVLWEKLMADEAVRPAGLGARDTLRLEVGLPLYGQDLDTDHTPVEAGYGAMLKSEAQFMGKSGLGNVREKLIGLRIDGRRSARHYDEVYVGETRVGTVTSGSIAPSLGYCVAMAFVHADMADKEAFTIKGPRTTLEAIRVDMPFYTAGTARRKLI, encoded by the coding sequence ATGTCCGAACTGCTGACCACCCCTCTTCATGCCTGGCACAAGAACAACGGAGCCAGAATGGTCCCTTTCGCGGGCTGGGACATGCCTGTCCAATATGTAGGCATCCTTGAGGAACACAAGCACACCAGAGCCCACGCGTCCATCTTCGACATCTCCCACATGGGAGAGTTTCTGCTCGAGGGCGACGGCGCGACCGAGGCCCTGGCCGCCGTCGTGACCCACAACCTGGCCACCCTGGCTCCCGGGAAGTGCCGCTACGGGTTCCTCCTGAACGAAAAGGGCGGCGTGCTCGACGATCTCATCGTCTACCGGCTGGACACGGAAAAATACATGCTCGTGGTCAACGGAGCATGCATCGAATCCGATTTCGCCTGGATAAAAAGCCACCTCCCGGCAAGCCTGACCCTTGTCGACCAGAGTTTCGAGATCGCCAAGATCGACCTGCAGGGCCCGGAATCCTTTGATGTGCTGGCCCGCATCATGCCCGGAGACTGGACCGGCCTTGGCTACTTCGCCTTCCGTGAAGTGGAGTTTGAAGGATTCAAGCTCATAGTCAGCCGTACCGGCTACACGGGCGAATTGGGCTGCGAATTCTACCTGCCCTGGGACAAGGCCGAGGTGCTGTGGGAGAAGCTCATGGCCGACGAAGCCGTGCGCCCGGCGGGCCTTGGCGCACGTGACACGTTGCGCCTTGAGGTCGGGCTGCCCCTGTACGGCCAGGACCTGGACACGGATCACACCCCGGTGGAGGCCGGCTATGGAGCCATGCTCAAGAGCGAAGCGCAGTTCATGGGCAAATCCGGGCTCGGCAACGTGCGCGAAAAGCTGATCGGCCTGCGCATCGACGGCCGCCGCAGCGCTCGCCATTACGACGAGGTTTATGTGGGCGAAACCAGGGTCGGCACGGTCACCAGCGGCTCCATCGCGCCCAGCCTTGGCTACTGCGTGGCCATGGCCTTTGTGCACGCGGACATGGCCGACAAGGAGGCGTTTACGATCAAGGGACCCCGGACCACCCTTGAAGCCATCCGCGTGGACATGCCTTTCTACACCGCAGGCACGGCCCGCAGGAAGCTGATCTAG
- a CDS encoding rod shape-determining protein (functions in MreBCD complex in some organisms) → MFFSKLFGFLGKNLAMDLGTANTLLYSPKDGIVLNEPSVVALDIRNDAILAVGREAKEYLGRTPERIRAVRPLKDGVIADFEVTKAMISYFIKKVMTGMRIVKPRMVICVPAGITQVEKRAVIESALQAGAREVKLIEEPMAAAIGAGLPIHEPRGNMVVDIGGGTTEVAVISLSAVAYSESVRIAGDEINDAIQRYVQDEFQLLIGENMAEAAKIHIASAVPLPEPLQYRVAGKNLVDGNPKSIILNDSHVREAIKEPVAAIVAAVRRALEKTPPELVADIATNGLLLAGGGALLKGLDKLITQQSSLMVHIDDDPLTTVVRGTGRSLEDEACFSKVYIN, encoded by the coding sequence ATGTTTTTCAGCAAGCTTTTCGGCTTTCTCGGTAAAAATCTGGCCATGGACCTCGGCACGGCCAACACGCTCCTGTATTCGCCCAAGGACGGGATCGTGCTCAACGAGCCGTCGGTGGTGGCCCTCGACATCCGCAACGATGCCATCCTGGCCGTGGGCCGGGAGGCCAAGGAATATCTCGGCCGCACCCCGGAAAGGATCCGTGCCGTGCGTCCCCTGAAGGACGGGGTCATCGCCGACTTCGAGGTCACCAAGGCCATGATCTCCTACTTCATCAAGAAGGTCATGACAGGCATGCGCATCGTCAAGCCGCGCATGGTCATCTGCGTGCCTGCGGGGATAACCCAGGTGGAGAAGAGGGCGGTCATCGAGTCGGCGCTGCAGGCCGGAGCGCGGGAGGTCAAGCTCATCGAGGAGCCCATGGCCGCAGCCATCGGGGCGGGCCTGCCCATCCACGAACCGAGGGGCAACATGGTGGTCGACATCGGCGGCGGCACTACCGAAGTGGCGGTCATTTCGCTTTCCGCCGTGGCCTACTCAGAATCCGTGCGCATCGCCGGGGACGAGATCAACGACGCCATCCAGCGCTACGTTCAGGATGAATTTCAGCTTCTGATCGGTGAGAACATGGCCGAGGCGGCCAAGATCCACATCGCGTCCGCCGTGCCCCTGCCCGAGCCCCTGCAATACCGGGTGGCGGGAAAGAACCTGGTCGACGGCAACCCGAAGTCCATCATCCTGAACGACTCGCATGTGCGCGAGGCGATCAAGGAGCCCGTGGCCGCCATTGTCGCAGCCGTGCGCAGGGCCCTTGAGAAGACTCCTCCCGAACTGGTCGCGGACATCGCCACCAACGGCCTGCTGCTGGCTGGCGGCGGGGCCCTTTTAAAGGGTCTGGATAAACTCATCACGCAGCAGAGTTCCCTCATGGTGCATATCGATGATGATCCCTTGACCACGGTAGTGCGCGGAACTGGCCGCTCTCTTGAGGATGAGGCGTGTTTCTCGAAGGTCTATATCAACTAG
- the rimI gene encoding ribosomal-protein-alanine N-acetyltransferase, with protein sequence MVEKGLELRVLGPRDAAALAALEARVFDDAWNFEQFRDLLGQDRFLAVGAFDPAGLCAYLTAYSVAGELEIVNVAVTVAQRGKGIGRSLLLFFLEQGRLRGAERAVLEVRSGNAAARALYGGCGFVQVGMRRAYYADSGEDALVLEWTPCPGS encoded by the coding sequence ATGGTTGAAAAGGGTCTCGAACTGCGCGTGCTCGGGCCTCGGGATGCAGCGGCGCTGGCCGCTCTGGAGGCCCGGGTCTTTGACGACGCATGGAATTTCGAGCAGTTCAGGGACCTTTTGGGGCAGGATCGTTTTTTGGCCGTGGGCGCCTTTGATCCTGCCGGGCTGTGCGCATACCTGACGGCTTACAGTGTGGCGGGTGAGCTGGAAATAGTCAACGTGGCGGTGACTGTCGCCCAGCGCGGCAAAGGCATCGGCCGCTCGCTGCTGCTTTTTTTCCTGGAGCAGGGACGCTTGCGGGGCGCAGAACGTGCGGTGCTTGAGGTTCGCAGCGGCAATGCCGCGGCCCGGGCCCTTTACGGGGGGTGCGGATTTGTGCAGGTGGGGATGCGCAGGGCGTATTACGCCGACAGCGGCGAAGATGCCCTGGTACTGGAGTGGACGCCTTGCCCCGGCTCGTGA
- a CDS encoding 16S rRNA (uracil(1498)-N(3))-methyltransferase: protein MARLNSFYLAPALWREPFSLDGEEFHHLTRVLRAKTGDTIRLFDGRGRWGIFCVRELSKKNAGLQRLSEQTDPAPSCPLVLAVGWSKGLRRGFLLEKAVELGAAQVWLWKAGRSQGAVPEEGKDGWERQLTAAAKQCGTSWLPRIRTFSGPGDVIRAAVDLGSKVLCWEQEESGFVAPSLLAHPRGSIAVLGPEGGLELKEAALFREHGFIPVGLGPNILRFETAAVLVLSLHLWAARQHLPVP from the coding sequence GTGGCGCGTCTCAATTCCTTTTATCTGGCTCCCGCCCTGTGGCGGGAGCCTTTTTCACTCGACGGGGAAGAATTCCACCACCTGACCCGCGTGCTGCGCGCCAAGACAGGAGACACGATCCGCCTTTTTGACGGTCGGGGTCGATGGGGAATTTTCTGCGTCCGGGAACTGTCCAAGAAAAACGCCGGCCTCCAGCGCCTGTCAGAGCAGACAGACCCCGCTCCATCCTGTCCGCTTGTTCTGGCCGTGGGCTGGTCCAAGGGGCTGCGTCGGGGTTTTTTACTGGAAAAGGCGGTGGAACTCGGCGCGGCGCAGGTCTGGTTATGGAAGGCGGGCCGCTCCCAGGGTGCGGTTCCGGAAGAAGGCAAAGACGGATGGGAGAGACAGCTCACGGCTGCGGCCAAGCAGTGCGGCACAAGCTGGCTGCCCCGAATCCGGACTTTTTCCGGGCCCGGTGACGTCATCCGCGCCGCTGTTGACCTTGGATCCAAGGTGCTTTGCTGGGAACAGGAAGAGAGCGGGTTCGTCGCCCCCTCGCTGCTGGCCCATCCGCGGGGCAGCATCGCGGTACTGGGACCGGAAGGCGGGCTGGAGCTCAAAGAAGCCGCTCTTTTCCGGGAGCATGGTTTCATCCCGGTGGGGCTTGGTCCGAACATCCTGCGCTTTGAAACTGCCGCCGTCCTGGTCCTGTCCCTGCACCTCTGGGCCGCCCGGCAACACCTGCCAGTCCCCTGA
- a CDS encoding peptidase, which produces MKYAIRLLTIMFVFVASASMAAQLPDFTELAEKSGQAVVNISTVKIVKNQRNMQQFFPRGPQGQHPFGDFFDQFDRFFGEQGQGAPREQRSLGSGFVFSADGYIVTNNHVIEGADSIKVNLQVDKNGDRSYDAEVIGTDKETDLALLKIKADKPLPYLVFGDSDALKVGQWVMAIGNPFGLDHTVTAGIVSAKGRTIGAGPYDNFIQTDASINPGNSGGPLINLDGQVIGINTAIVASGQGIGFAIPSNMARQVIEQLREYQSVKRGWLGVSIQNVDENSAKALGLEEVRGALVSSVTAGDPAEKAGIKAGDVIVAVDGISVADAGDLTRKIGDLLPGVKIDLSVWREGKIVKIPLVLGERSAEKVAQGRPGAPQDQGEDVLGLSVRPVTEAEAKALELDRAQGLLVVEVSEGSLAAQNDLSAGDVILEANGKAVDTVKALREVVEGDGKEKGVVMLLLKRQGRNIFRTVPLS; this is translated from the coding sequence ATGAAATATGCCATTCGACTCCTTACCATCATGTTCGTGTTTGTGGCTTCGGCATCCATGGCCGCGCAGCTTCCGGATTTCACGGAGCTTGCGGAAAAGTCGGGCCAGGCGGTGGTCAATATCAGCACGGTCAAGATCGTCAAAAATCAGCGCAACATGCAGCAGTTTTTTCCGAGGGGGCCTCAGGGACAGCACCCGTTCGGGGATTTCTTCGATCAGTTCGATCGATTTTTCGGGGAGCAGGGCCAGGGAGCCCCGCGCGAACAACGTTCTCTGGGATCGGGCTTTGTCTTTTCCGCTGACGGTTACATAGTCACCAACAACCATGTCATCGAGGGCGCGGATTCCATCAAGGTCAATCTTCAGGTCGACAAGAACGGCGACCGCTCCTACGACGCCGAAGTCATCGGCACGGACAAGGAGACGGATCTGGCGCTTCTGAAGATCAAGGCCGACAAGCCGCTGCCGTATCTGGTTTTTGGCGACTCCGACGCGCTCAAGGTAGGGCAGTGGGTCATGGCCATCGGCAATCCCTTCGGCCTTGACCACACCGTCACGGCCGGAATCGTCAGCGCCAAGGGCCGCACCATCGGCGCCGGTCCCTACGACAACTTCATTCAGACCGACGCTTCCATCAATCCCGGCAACAGCGGCGGGCCGCTCATCAACCTGGACGGGCAGGTGATAGGCATCAACACCGCCATCGTGGCATCGGGGCAGGGCATCGGCTTTGCCATTCCCAGCAACATGGCCAGGCAGGTCATCGAGCAGCTGAGGGAATACCAGAGCGTGAAGCGCGGCTGGCTGGGCGTGTCCATCCAGAACGTGGATGAGAATTCCGCCAAGGCCCTGGGCCTTGAAGAGGTTCGGGGCGCCCTGGTTTCGTCCGTGACGGCCGGAGATCCGGCGGAAAAGGCCGGGATCAAGGCCGGAGACGTCATTGTCGCCGTGGATGGGATTTCCGTGGCAGACGCCGGGGATCTGACCCGCAAGATCGGTGATCTCCTCCCCGGCGTGAAGATCGATCTTTCGGTCTGGCGCGAGGGCAAGATCGTCAAGATTCCACTGGTCCTGGGTGAGCGCAGCGCGGAAAAGGTGGCGCAGGGACGGCCCGGCGCCCCGCAAGACCAGGGCGAGGATGTCCTTGGCCTGAGCGTCCGCCCCGTGACCGAGGCCGAGGCGAAGGCGCTGGAGCTCGACCGGGCCCAGGGGCTTCTGGTGGTTGAAGTGAGCGAGGGTTCCCTGGCTGCGCAAAACGACCTGAGCGCCGGGGATGTGATCCTTGAAGCCAACGGCAAGGCCGTGGACACGGTCAAGGCCTTGCGTGAGGTGGTCGAAGGCGACGGCAAGGAGAAGGGCGTTGTCATGCTGCTGCTCAAGCGTCAGGGCCGCAACATCTTCCGTACCGTGCCCCTCTCCTAG
- a CDS encoding alpha/beta hydrolase — MVQLARAFPFSSGHVQTLFPPLFRSMPDACYERERFETSDGDFVDLDWSRGEGSPGLVFIMHGLEGHSRRKYVLGMVRAAREHGLDAVAMNFRGCSGEPNRKVSMYHSGWTRDLHEALLMIASLRRYRSVHLIGFSLGGNVILKYLGEDASIIPGVVSGAVAISVPCDLEDSARALARPQCALYTRYLLDQLRKKIIDKGRLFPGALDLKGVEKLRTFRQFDDRFTAPLHGFRDALDYWRRSSSRQYLPGIDRRTCIINAANDPFLGPRCYPEGEARANGNLTLLTPPTGGHVGFVGSGGGWMYWSEWMAMRFLLDPAASQVQE; from the coding sequence TTGGTTCAGCTGGCGAGAGCCTTTCCCTTCTCCTCGGGGCATGTCCAGACCCTTTTCCCGCCTTTGTTCCGGTCCATGCCGGACGCGTGTTACGAGCGGGAGCGTTTCGAGACTTCGGACGGCGATTTCGTGGATCTGGACTGGTCCCGGGGCGAGGGGAGCCCCGGTCTTGTGTTCATCATGCACGGCCTGGAGGGGCATTCCCGGCGTAAATACGTACTGGGAATGGTCAGGGCCGCGCGGGAGCACGGCCTTGACGCCGTGGCCATGAACTTCAGGGGTTGCAGTGGGGAGCCCAATCGCAAAGTCTCCATGTACCATTCGGGCTGGACCCGAGACTTGCACGAGGCCCTGCTCATGATCGCGTCCCTGCGGCGCTATCGGAGTGTACACCTGATTGGGTTCAGTCTCGGTGGAAACGTCATTCTCAAGTATCTCGGGGAGGATGCGTCGATCATTCCCGGGGTCGTTAGTGGGGCCGTGGCCATTTCCGTACCCTGCGACCTGGAGGATTCGGCCAGGGCTCTGGCCCGTCCCCAGTGCGCCCTCTACACCCGTTATCTGCTTGACCAGCTGCGAAAGAAGATTATCGATAAAGGTCGGCTTTTTCCCGGAGCGCTCGACCTCAAAGGCGTGGAGAAGCTGCGCACCTTTCGCCAGTTTGACGACCGCTTCACGGCCCCCCTGCACGGATTCCGCGACGCGCTTGACTACTGGCGCAGATCCAGTTCGCGGCAGTATCTGCCCGGCATCGACCGGCGGACGTGTATAATAAATGCCGCCAATGATCCTTTTCTGGGGCCGCGGTGTTATCCTGAAGGGGAAGCCCGCGCCAACGGGAATCTGACCCTGCTCACTCCTCCGACCGGCGGCCATGTGGGTTTTGTGGGTTCGGGCGGGGGCTGGATGTACTGGTCGGAGTGGATGGCCATGCGCTTTCTGCTGGACCCGGCTGCATCGCAAGTGCAGGAATGA